A section of the Salmo salar chromosome ssa05, Ssal_v3.1, whole genome shotgun sequence genome encodes:
- the LOC106605516 gene encoding frizzled-1-like, whose product MSVSVRNAFAMDYNRVLCIFLQVFLLISLGSIRVNGQYGDRGMSIPEHGFCQPISIPLCTDIAYNETIMPNLLGHTNQEEAGLEVHQFYPLVKVQCSPDLKFFLCSMYAPVCTVLEQALPPCRSLCERARQGCEALMNKFGFQWPVSLACESFPVHGAGELCVGQNMSGQSTPVNPTPDVTEPPHDTGIVKGQFKCPASLKVPTYLNYRFLGEDDCGAPCEPKKSNGMMYFSEEELKFARIWIVIWSVLCCASTLFTVLTYLVDMKRFSYPERPIIFLSGCYTMVSIAYIAGFLLEDKVVCNDRFDNDIRTVVQGTKKEGCTILFMMLYFFSMASSIWWVILALTWFLAAGMKWGHEAIEANSQYFHLAAWAVPAIKTITILAVGQVDGDVLSGVCFVGINSVDALRGFVLAPLFVYLFIGTSFLLAGFVSLFRIRTIMKHDGTKTEKLEKLMVRIGIFSVLYTVPATIVIACYFYEQAFREQWERTWISQTCKTYAVPCPAHPHPNMSPDFTVFMIKYLMTLIVGITSGFWIWSGKTLNSWKRFYTRLANNRQGETTV is encoded by the coding sequence ATGTCTGTGTCCGTGCGTAATGCTTTCGCAATGGATTACAACAGAGTACTGTGTATATTTTTGCAGGTGTTTTTATTGATCAGTTTAGGATCTATAAGGGTAAATGGACAGTATGGCGACCGGGGAATGTCTATTCCGGAGCACGGCTTTTGCCAGCCGATTTCTATTCCACTTTGTACGGACATCGCATACAACGAGACCATCATGCCAAATTTACTAGGACACACAAACCAGGAGGAAGCAGGGCTCGAGGTACACCAGTTTTACCCGCTTGTGAAAGTTCAGTGTTCTCCTGATTTAAAGTTTTTCCTCTGCTCCATGTATGCGCCTGTGTGCACGGTGCTTGAGCAGGCGCTTCCCCCGTGCAGGTCACTGTGCGAGAGGGCGAGACAGGGCTGCGAGGCGCTCATGAACAAATTCGGTTTTCAGTGGCCGGTCAGCCTCGCTTGCGAGTCTTTCCCGGTTCACGGAGCGGGCGAGCTGTGCGTCGGGCAGAATATGTCGGGTCAAAGCACACCGGTCAATCCCACCCCTGATGTAACGGAGCCTCCGCACGATACTGGGATTGTAAAAGGACAGTTCAAGTGCCCGGCTTCTCTGAAAGTACCCACTTATTTGAATTACCGTTTTCTCGGTGAGGATGACTGTGGCGCACCGTGCGAGCCAAAGAAATCTAACGGAATGATGTACTTCAGCGAGGAAGAGTTAAAATTCGCCAGGATATGGATAGTAATCTGGTCCGTGTTATGTTGTGCATCCACGTTATTTACCGTTCTAACCTATCTGGTGGACATGAAGCGCTTCAGCTACCCTGAGCGTCCTATTATCTTCCTATCCGGTTGCTACACCATGGTATCCATTGCCTACATAGCTGGATTTCTCCTTGAGGACAAGGTGGTTTGCAATGACAGGTTTGACAACGACATTAGGACTGTGGTGCAGGGTACCAAAAAGGAGGGATGTACCATCCTCTTCATGATGTTGTATTTTTTCAGCATGGCCAGCTCCATCTGGTGGGTCATCCTGGCCCTCACCTGGTTCCTGGCAGCAGGGATGAAGTGGGGTCACGAAGCCATCGAGGCCAACTCGCAGTACTTCCACCTGGCGGCGTGGGCTGTGCCCGCCATTAAAACCATCACTATCCTGGCAGTGGGCCAGGTGGACGGGGATGTCCTTAGCGGCGTGTGCTTCGTGGGCATCAACAGCGTGGACGCTCTCCGAGGCTTCGTCCTAGCGCCGCTCTTTGTCTACCTCTTCATCGGCACCTCGTTCCTCCTGGCCGGCTTCGTGTCTCTGTTCCGGATCAGAACCATCATGAAGCACGACGGCACCAAGACGGAGAAGCTGGAGAAGCTGATGGTGAGGATAGGGATCTTCAGCGTGCTCTACACCGTCCCCGCCACCATCGTCATCGCCTGCTACTTCTACGAGCAGGCCTTCCGGGAGCAGTGGGAGAGGACCTGGATCAGCCAGACGTGTAAGACGTACGCCGTGCCCTGTCCGGCCCACCCACACCCCAACATGAGCCCCGACTTCACCGTCTTCATGATCAAGTACCTCATGACTCTGATCGTGGGGATAACGTCCGGGTTCTGGATCTGGTCTGGGAAGACCCTCAACTCCTGGAAGAGGTTTTATACGAGACTggctaacaacagacagggagagaccacggtgtga